In Monodelphis domestica isolate mMonDom1 chromosome 3, mMonDom1.pri, whole genome shotgun sequence, the following proteins share a genomic window:
- the EWSR1 gene encoding RNA-binding protein EWS isoform X2 produces the protein MASTDYSTYSQAAAQQGYSAYAAQPAQGYAQTTQAYGQQSYGAYGQPTDVSYTQAQTTATYGQTAYATSYGQPPTGYTTPTAPQAYSQPVQGYGTGAYDTTTATVTTTQASYAAQSAYGTQPAYPTYGQQPATAAPARPQDGSKPAETSQPQSSTAGYSQPSLGYGQSNYSYPQVPGSYPMQPVTAPPSYPPTSYSSTQPTSYDQSSYSQQNTYGQQSSYGQQSSYGQQSSYGQQPPTSYPPQTGSYSQAPSQYSQQSSSYGQQSAFRQDHPSSMGVYGQESGGFSGPGENRSMSGPDNRGRGRGGFDRGGMSRGGRGGGGGGRGGMGAGERGGFNKPGGPMEEGPDLDLGPPVDPDEDSENSAIYVQGLNESVTADELADFFKQCGVVKMNKRTGQPMINIYLDKETGKPKGDATVSYDDPPTAKAAVEWFDGKDFQGSKLKVSLARKKPPMNSMRGGMPPREGRGMPPPLRGGPGGPGGPGGPMGRMGGRGGDRGGFPPRGPRGSRGNPSGGGNVQHRAGDWQCPNPGCGNQNFAWRTECNQCKAPKPEGFLPPPFPPPGGDRGRGGPGGMRGGRGGLMDRGGPGGMFRGGRGGDRGGFRGGRGMDRGGFGGGRRGGPGGPPGPLMEQMGGRRGGRGGPGKMDKGEHRQERRDRPY, from the exons atggcgTCCACGG aCTATAGTACCTACAGTCAAGCTGCAGCCCAGCAGGG CTACAGTGCTTATGCAGCCCAGCCAGCTCAAGGATATGCACAGACCACCCAG GCATATGGGCAACAAAGTTATGGAGCCTACGGGCAGCCTACTGATGTCAGCTATACACAGGCTCAAACAACTGCGACATATGGGCAGACTGCGTATGCAACCTCTTATGGACAGCCTCCAACAG GTTATACTACACCAACCGCACCTCAAGCTTACAGTCAGCCTGTCCAAGGATATGGCACGGGGGCCTACGATACCACCACTGCTACAGTTACGACCACCCAAGCATCCTATGCAGCCCAATCTGCATATGGCACCCAGCCTGCTTACCCAACCTATGGGCAGCAGCCAGCAACTGCAGCCCCTGCAAG ACCCCAGGATGGTAGCAAGCCCGCTGAGACTAGTCAGCCTCAATCTAGTACAGCAGGCTACAGCCAACCCAGCCTAGGATACGGGCAGAGCAACTACAGTTACCCACAGGTGCCGGGCAGCTACCCCATGCAGCCAGTCACCGCACCTCCATCCTATCCTCCAACCAG CTATTCCTCTACCCAGCCGACTAGTTACGATCAGAGCAGTTACTCCCAGCAGAATACCTATGGGCAGCAGAGCAGCTATGGACAGCAGAGTAGCTATGGTCAACAGAGCAGCTATGGGCAGCAGCCCCCCACTAGTTATCCCCCCCAAACTGGATCCTACAGCCAGGCTCCAAGTCAATATAGCCAACAGAGCAGCAGCTACGGGCAGCAGA GTGCGTTCCGGCAGGACCATCCCAGTAGCATGGGTGTATATGGGCAGGAGTCTGGAGGCTTTTCCGGACCTGGAGAAAACCGGAGCATGAGTGGCCCTGATAACCGGGGCAGGGGAAGAGGGGGATTTGATCGTGGAGGCATGAGCAGAGGTGggcggggaggaggaggaggaggacgcgGTGGAATGGG CGCTGGAGAGCGAGGTGGCTTCAATAAGCCTGGTG GACCTATGGAAGAAGGACCAGACCTTGACTTAG GCCCACCTGTAGATCCAGATGAAGACTCCGAAAACAGTGCAATTTATGTACAGGGACTGAATGAAAGTGTGACTGCTGACGAGCTGGCAGACTTTTTCAAACAGTGTGGGGTTGTCAAG ATGAACAAAAGGACTGGGCAGCCGATGATAAACATTTACTTAGACAAGGAAACCGGGAAACCCAAAGGAGATGCCACCGTGTCCTATGATGACCCACCTACTGCAAAGGCTGCAGTAGAATGGTTTGATG GGAAAGATTTCCAAGGGAGCAAACTCAAAGTGTCTCTTGCTCGGAAGAAACCTCCAATGAATAGCATGCGAGGTGGTATGCCACCCCGCGAAGGCAGAGGGATGCCTCCCCCTCTCCGAGGAG GTCCTGGAGGACCAGGGGGGCCAGGAGGTCCCATGGGTCGAATGGGAGGCAGAGGAGGAGACAGGGGAGGTTTTCCACCAAGAGGACCCAGGGGTTCCCGTGGAAACCCCTCAGGAGGAGGAAATGTCCAGCACAGAGCAGGGGATTGGCAGTGCCCTAATCC AGGCTGCGGAAACCAGAATTTTGCCTGGAGAACAGAGTGTAATCAGTGCAAGGCCCCTAAGCCGGAGGGATTTCTGCCACCACCCTTTCCACCTCCGG GTGGTGATCGTGGCAGAGGTGGCCCCGGTGGCATGAGGGGTGGCAGAGGTGGCCTCATGGACCGTGGTGGGCCTGGCGGTATGTTCCGAGGAGGCCGAGGTGGAGACAGAGGCGGCTTTCGGGGAGGTCGAGGCATGGACCGAGGGGGCTTtggtggaggaagaagaggaggccCTGGGGGTCCTCCTGGACCTCTCATGGAGCAAATGGGCGGCAGAAGAGGAGGGCGTGGCGGGCCCGGAAAGATGGATAA AGGCGAGCATCGCCAGGAGCGCAGAGACCGGCCCTACTAG
- the EWSR1 gene encoding RNA-binding protein EWS isoform X1: MASTDYSTYSQAAAQQGYSAYAAQPAQGYAQTTQAYGQQSYGAYGQPTDVSYTQAQTTATYGQTAYATSYGQPPTGYTTPTAPQAYSQPVQGYGTGAYDTTTATVTTTQASYAAQSAYGTQPAYPTYGQQPATAAPARPQDGSKPAETSQPQSSTAGYSQPSLGYGQSNYSYPQVPGSYPMQPVTAPPSYPPTSYSSTQPTSYDQSSYSQQNTYGQQSSYGQQSSYGQQSSYGQQPPTSYPPQTGSYSQAPSQYSQQSSSYGQQSAFRQDHPSSMGVYGQESGGFSGPGENRSMSGPDNRGRGRGGFDRGGMSRGGRGGGGGGRGGMGSAGERGGFNKPGGPMEEGPDLDLGPPVDPDEDSENSAIYVQGLNESVTADELADFFKQCGVVKMNKRTGQPMINIYLDKETGKPKGDATVSYDDPPTAKAAVEWFDGKDFQGSKLKVSLARKKPPMNSMRGGMPPREGRGMPPPLRGGPGGPGGPGGPMGRMGGRGGDRGGFPPRGPRGSRGNPSGGGNVQHRAGDWQCPNPGCGNQNFAWRTECNQCKAPKPEGFLPPPFPPPGGDRGRGGPGGMRGGRGGLMDRGGPGGMFRGGRGGDRGGFRGGRGMDRGGFGGGRRGGPGGPPGPLMEQMGGRRGGRGGPGKMDKGEHRQERRDRPY; this comes from the exons atggcgTCCACGG aCTATAGTACCTACAGTCAAGCTGCAGCCCAGCAGGG CTACAGTGCTTATGCAGCCCAGCCAGCTCAAGGATATGCACAGACCACCCAG GCATATGGGCAACAAAGTTATGGAGCCTACGGGCAGCCTACTGATGTCAGCTATACACAGGCTCAAACAACTGCGACATATGGGCAGACTGCGTATGCAACCTCTTATGGACAGCCTCCAACAG GTTATACTACACCAACCGCACCTCAAGCTTACAGTCAGCCTGTCCAAGGATATGGCACGGGGGCCTACGATACCACCACTGCTACAGTTACGACCACCCAAGCATCCTATGCAGCCCAATCTGCATATGGCACCCAGCCTGCTTACCCAACCTATGGGCAGCAGCCAGCAACTGCAGCCCCTGCAAG ACCCCAGGATGGTAGCAAGCCCGCTGAGACTAGTCAGCCTCAATCTAGTACAGCAGGCTACAGCCAACCCAGCCTAGGATACGGGCAGAGCAACTACAGTTACCCACAGGTGCCGGGCAGCTACCCCATGCAGCCAGTCACCGCACCTCCATCCTATCCTCCAACCAG CTATTCCTCTACCCAGCCGACTAGTTACGATCAGAGCAGTTACTCCCAGCAGAATACCTATGGGCAGCAGAGCAGCTATGGACAGCAGAGTAGCTATGGTCAACAGAGCAGCTATGGGCAGCAGCCCCCCACTAGTTATCCCCCCCAAACTGGATCCTACAGCCAGGCTCCAAGTCAATATAGCCAACAGAGCAGCAGCTACGGGCAGCAGA GTGCGTTCCGGCAGGACCATCCCAGTAGCATGGGTGTATATGGGCAGGAGTCTGGAGGCTTTTCCGGACCTGGAGAAAACCGGAGCATGAGTGGCCCTGATAACCGGGGCAGGGGAAGAGGGGGATTTGATCGTGGAGGCATGAGCAGAGGTGggcggggaggaggaggaggaggacgcgGTGGAATGGG CAGCGCTGGAGAGCGAGGTGGCTTCAATAAGCCTGGTG GACCTATGGAAGAAGGACCAGACCTTGACTTAG GCCCACCTGTAGATCCAGATGAAGACTCCGAAAACAGTGCAATTTATGTACAGGGACTGAATGAAAGTGTGACTGCTGACGAGCTGGCAGACTTTTTCAAACAGTGTGGGGTTGTCAAG ATGAACAAAAGGACTGGGCAGCCGATGATAAACATTTACTTAGACAAGGAAACCGGGAAACCCAAAGGAGATGCCACCGTGTCCTATGATGACCCACCTACTGCAAAGGCTGCAGTAGAATGGTTTGATG GGAAAGATTTCCAAGGGAGCAAACTCAAAGTGTCTCTTGCTCGGAAGAAACCTCCAATGAATAGCATGCGAGGTGGTATGCCACCCCGCGAAGGCAGAGGGATGCCTCCCCCTCTCCGAGGAG GTCCTGGAGGACCAGGGGGGCCAGGAGGTCCCATGGGTCGAATGGGAGGCAGAGGAGGAGACAGGGGAGGTTTTCCACCAAGAGGACCCAGGGGTTCCCGTGGAAACCCCTCAGGAGGAGGAAATGTCCAGCACAGAGCAGGGGATTGGCAGTGCCCTAATCC AGGCTGCGGAAACCAGAATTTTGCCTGGAGAACAGAGTGTAATCAGTGCAAGGCCCCTAAGCCGGAGGGATTTCTGCCACCACCCTTTCCACCTCCGG GTGGTGATCGTGGCAGAGGTGGCCCCGGTGGCATGAGGGGTGGCAGAGGTGGCCTCATGGACCGTGGTGGGCCTGGCGGTATGTTCCGAGGAGGCCGAGGTGGAGACAGAGGCGGCTTTCGGGGAGGTCGAGGCATGGACCGAGGGGGCTTtggtggaggaagaagaggaggccCTGGGGGTCCTCCTGGACCTCTCATGGAGCAAATGGGCGGCAGAAGAGGAGGGCGTGGCGGGCCCGGAAAGATGGATAA AGGCGAGCATCGCCAGGAGCGCAGAGACCGGCCCTACTAG
- the EWSR1 gene encoding RNA-binding protein EWS isoform X3 → MASTDYSTYSQAAAQQGYSAYAAQPAQGYAQTTQAYGQQSYGAYGQPTDVSYTQAQTTATYGQTAYATSYGQPPTGYTTPTAPQAYSQPVQGYGTGAYDTTTATVTTTQASYAAQSAYGTQPAYPTYGQQPATAAPARPQDGSKPAETSQPQSSTAGYSQPSLGYGQSNYSYPQVPGSYPMQPVTAPPSYPPTSYSSTQPTSYDQSSYSQQNTYGQQSSYGQQSSYGQQSSYGQQPPTSYPPQTGSYSQAPSQYSQQSSSYGQQSAFRQDHPSSMGVYGQESGGFSGPGENRSMSGPDNRGRGRGGFDRGGMSRGGRGGGGGGRGGMGLQSESLVYTSILKKYPYSVLSRQHNEKWD, encoded by the exons atggcgTCCACGG aCTATAGTACCTACAGTCAAGCTGCAGCCCAGCAGGG CTACAGTGCTTATGCAGCCCAGCCAGCTCAAGGATATGCACAGACCACCCAG GCATATGGGCAACAAAGTTATGGAGCCTACGGGCAGCCTACTGATGTCAGCTATACACAGGCTCAAACAACTGCGACATATGGGCAGACTGCGTATGCAACCTCTTATGGACAGCCTCCAACAG GTTATACTACACCAACCGCACCTCAAGCTTACAGTCAGCCTGTCCAAGGATATGGCACGGGGGCCTACGATACCACCACTGCTACAGTTACGACCACCCAAGCATCCTATGCAGCCCAATCTGCATATGGCACCCAGCCTGCTTACCCAACCTATGGGCAGCAGCCAGCAACTGCAGCCCCTGCAAG ACCCCAGGATGGTAGCAAGCCCGCTGAGACTAGTCAGCCTCAATCTAGTACAGCAGGCTACAGCCAACCCAGCCTAGGATACGGGCAGAGCAACTACAGTTACCCACAGGTGCCGGGCAGCTACCCCATGCAGCCAGTCACCGCACCTCCATCCTATCCTCCAACCAG CTATTCCTCTACCCAGCCGACTAGTTACGATCAGAGCAGTTACTCCCAGCAGAATACCTATGGGCAGCAGAGCAGCTATGGACAGCAGAGTAGCTATGGTCAACAGAGCAGCTATGGGCAGCAGCCCCCCACTAGTTATCCCCCCCAAACTGGATCCTACAGCCAGGCTCCAAGTCAATATAGCCAACAGAGCAGCAGCTACGGGCAGCAGA GTGCGTTCCGGCAGGACCATCCCAGTAGCATGGGTGTATATGGGCAGGAGTCTGGAGGCTTTTCCGGACCTGGAGAAAACCGGAGCATGAGTGGCCCTGATAACCGGGGCAGGGGAAGAGGGGGATTTGATCGTGGAGGCATGAGCAGAGGTGggcggggaggaggaggaggaggacgcgGTGGAATGGG GTTACAAAGTGAGAGCCTTGTATACACTTCAATACTTAAAAAGTACCCGTACTCAGTACTCAGCCGGCAGCATAATGAAAAGTGGGACTAG